Genomic segment of Syngnathus acus chromosome 10, fSynAcu1.2, whole genome shotgun sequence:
TGCTCGTGATGAATTGGCCGGTGATTGATGAGCGCGGCGGACAGGTGGGTTATGGGCGCGCCGCCCCGctcacaacaaaataaaatgcacagcGTTGTGGCGCCACCGCAACACAAACAGTCAAGTGGGAGATTTCCCCTCCACGTTATTGGTGGAATAGCTAAAGAGGTGGCGCGACAACAGAAAACATCAAACCTCCGCCTGCCATCTTGCAGAAGATCTGGTTTGCTCGCCCACAGGGCGACATTTCAAATTCATCCAATTTGAGGCTGCTGATAATCAACTTTAAGAGGGGGATGAAACAAAAGGGCTCTGAGACAATCAGATATGAGGAAAGCGCCAACGTGATCAGCGCCTGTCCACACCGGGAGCAGATTAAGTGCTTCTTCTGGCTTTGATTCACACaactcccccccaaaaatctgTGATATATTCCAACGCCGCCTGTGATGAATATATTCGCATTCATCCGCTCCAAGCTGAAGAGGCGCCTTCATTTAAGAGCGTGGAAGTCACTTTCTATCTGTGTTGGTGTCTTCTTAGCCCACCCCCCTCTCCCGTGGAGATTATTTATGAACTATTAACATTATGCAGTAACACTTTATTAGGCAGAAAGCCAAGAGGCCTATTAATCTTTTACTTGGAGTCATATGCTAATTTTCATCCTCGTACGCAGAGGATCTCCAAGCTCCTTTTTTAACTCGGCAGAGTTTCTCGGTTATCTTCAATGTGTCAGATGGCGCAGAGGAGACACTAAAGGCCCTTTTTACTATTTCGGGGAGGAGGGTGGGAGGAAAAATACTAATGCAGTGAAACTCCACCCTATTGTAGTTGACCTTTAATGCCCTCAGCATAGTAAGCCCAAAAATCTTGATTGGGACATCATTAAGTAATAGATTCCCCATTCTCTGTTAGAGTGCAAGGTGTCTAAACTTGTCCGACTTTCAATGTGTTGACACGTCTCTCCCTTATATTAGACGTGACAAGTTGAAATTCACAACCACCTTCTGCTTCAAACCTGTGCGGATCTCAAATTCATAGCAGTGTAACGCCGCCATCTACAGGGATCTGTCGTCATTACAGTAGTTTATAAAGCTGGATTTTTTCAGAAAAGCCGGTCGGGTAAAAACCTTCGCCCAACAACCCGTTGAAAAATATACCTAGAAACATATATACCATCCAATAACAAAGAGGAATTCACTATTTTATTGGTGATTTTGTGAATAACTAGTGCTTCGGTGCCATTGGAGTGAtttgaggagcttcatttaggCAAGTGTTCAtttgctgccctcttgtggcatctATTGGCAATTACAATTCCGTGTAAACCTTTTTTGAGGAGGGAACCATTTACTCACAGATTGCAGTCAGAATCTTTGTGGCGTTTGatgtacttttaaaaaagtgtgcttaaataatcatttgaaGATTTTTGTCCCTATTGCAGTGCATGTTAGCTTGCCGCATCACGTGACACCGTCCCCATTCGCAGCTAACTAACTATTATAATCACATCGATCAGCGTGAAGGGTTACACCCTCGGGGACAGCTATGATAAAGACGCGTGGGACATATTTCACTAAATCCAATGATCGTTGCGCATTCCGCAATCAATAGTGAGGTTTATTCCGCGCCTGACTTACGAGTCACGGCGTGTTCGCTAAGAACAGAAAAGTAATTTGACGCTGTTCGTTTGGAACGAGGAGGACTTTAACAGTGTTGGCAAAAAGTAATCACAATCTGTACAGACACTTGGAAAAAGGAAGTtgtcagaaaaacaaatattcaagTAAAGAGCAAATACAAGGACAGTAACGATAGATTTTGACTTGGTTCCTACCCACCTTTGGCAAAATCTGAGAAGAAACGAGCGAGCTAACAGAATCAACGACGCAGACGGAGCCGAGTGAATCAATTATGAATACACCGAGAGCGAATTGCGAGTGAAAGTGACTGGTCGGAATGTCCCAGAGAGGAAGCAACGAAAGGAAGGGCATTTGTGAAAATTAACCGACTTCACAGCAGGAAACTCTGGCCAAAGATAAAAAGCGCTCACTGAGCCAAGACAACATTGCTAGCCATAGCAACAAGCAGATGAGACCATCTTTTGTGGGCGAAGCAAAAACAATGGCCTTCAGATAGCAAACAGGCCATGTTGAGTCAAGATATTGGAGGGGAAAGATTCTGTACATCTTCAGATGAATGTCTCAAGAGTGCAAACCAAATTAGGGAAGAAGCCATTTTGCTATGCTGGTCCATCGGTCTGGAATAAACTCCACGTGTGTGTGGAGGAAGTCTGGGAGGAAATCTGGGAGTCAATGCCTTTGGACTGTGGAATGTAGCCCATCGAAAAAGCGGCATGACTGAGAAACAAACCAACGGCCGCAGCAAATGACAGCCTAAATCTTGATCTGAACTAAAATGAGCTTCACCGTGTCTTTCCAGGCATGGTGCCCACACCCCAGGTGTGCGTCTCCACCCTGGTCACAGTGAGCACGATGGCGGTGGTGGACCTCTATCTGCTGGAGCAAAGCATGCTGGGAGCTCGCGGGCTGCCGGGGCCCAGCGTGTGGCAGTGCGTGGCCGTGTTGCTGGGCGACGCGGGCTTCCTGATGGCGCTGCGCTTCGTGTCGGCCGGGGTGGTGTCGGAGGCGCGGTCCCCCCGCCGCGGCTTCGCCAACGCTCTGTGGTTCTTGTTCCTGTCGCTGCTGCAGCTCAAGCTCTTCTTCGTCTGCCACAACTACAGGCAGGAGCGCCGGCCGCCCGACCCGCTCGCCAGGAAGGTCCTGACGCTCCTGCTGTCCATCTGCCTGCCGTCCCTCTTCCTGATCCTGACGGGCGCTGACTACATGACGCCGCAGCGCAGGAAGCAGGAGGTGCGAGGTCGCCTCCTGTGGGTGGTGGTGGATCTGCTGGACGTGTTGGATCTGCAAGCCGGGCTGTGGGAGGCCCACGTAGGGTCGGCGGGCCCCGACCAACGGCTGCCCATCTGGGCCGAGGGCTTGGTTTTCTTTTACTGCTACGCCCTCCTGCTTTTGCTACCGTGCGTGGCGCTCACGGAACTGGGGGCCACCAGCCTGCCGGGACAGAGAGGGCCCCGCAAGGAGGCTTTGTACCCTTGGCTCAGCCTGGTCACCATCAATGTTTTCACTCTGGGCCTGAGGGGCGCTGGCATGCTGTGGTACAGGGACCCCCGGGTCTCCACCGTGTTCCTGGGCAAAAACATGTTGGCGTTGGCGGTGAAGCTGAGCTCGGCCTGGGAGCGCCACAAGCAGGAGCGCGGTCCGGGCGGGGGCGGGGCGGCGACCGGAAGTCAAACCGAAGAATCCACGCTGCCCAGTCAGGGCTCGGAGCAGGTGGAGGGCCAGTCTCAAGGCAAAACTTCCTCGGCTCAGTTTCACACGCTGTCTCGCTCGCAAAGCCACGCGCTCTCCCAAATGAGCCCGGGACACACGGAGTCACCCTTGGCACCCTCTTTCATTTCCCATGAACTTTAGATGCACTCGCGCGCACAAATGTACAGTGTGCATAATCTATGCACAGACGTGGCCAAAACGCCGACAAGCCAAACAGACGGACACGATGGATGTGACGCTTGGATTTATGCACACTTGGAGCACCGTGTTCGTTTGTGGACGTAAACAGTGAATCGACTTTAAACCAGGTCGTTCAAGAATGAACGTCTATGTCTCCTCGTGCTCATTCCTCCGCAAATTACCGCTGTTGGGCGGAAACCTTGTCGGtccaaatgttgttttgaagGGAAGAACCGTCAAGAACCTTCTTGTCTGGTCAGGGGTCCTAACGCACGGCTTATTTTAGACATGTGAGGATTCGGCCCGACAGCGATGATATTTTTAGCCTAATAGCATAATTGTCGAAGGCTTTTCCCCCCCAATGTTTTCAGAAAACTAGAATAAAGCAAACCAGTTCATAAAACAAGAAGAGCCCAATTGTTTGATGAATTACGATCAACTGGATGAACCTAcgctgagaaaaacaaaaacattttaacaagcACATTGATCATTTTTATCGATGCGGGTTAAGTTCAAAATGGCAATTATGCTATTAAGCTAACGCTAACGATTTTCTGTGTGTCTTGGTTTTCTAACTTTTAATGCTTTTTAAACTGTTGGGTAGTTGCAGTCAAAGTACGTAATTGTGCAGGCAAAGGAACGTCCGCCGCAATTAACTTATTTGTCCAGCTAAAAATCACATTGTATCATGTCTCGTtgctgagggaaaaaaaaaagtgtgttttgctAAATCACTTTGTATTGTTCgaattaagaaagaaaatgaacgtCTTTGCGGAAACGGCAGAAtgatctctttttttatttcagtcgCCGAGTGGGATGGAGCGTCAGCTTGTTTGATTGATCTGTCGGCTAACTACCACGGTGCAGAAATAATTTAAGACCTCTCTTCTCATGCCGTCCACGCAAAAGGACTGTTTAGAATCGCTCACAAAATGAGCTTGCTAGCCATatctatatttttgttttgttgcaagTCGGTTCCAATGATTGGCCAATGCTTATTAGAAATGCGGTCATTAGGAATTCATCAATCGTTTTTGTAACAGTTCTCATCTATGTCGGATTAGACTtcccaattatcttttctctGCCACGAAATATGACAAGGCGAAATTCACCACCTAATCtcttattataattattatattatcagTCACTCACGGATGTTCACTATTGGCAGTATAGGACTAATTTGCGGGGTTGTCATTTTTGGATTGTCATTTTTGGAAGCATTATGGCCTACAGCAGTAGAGCGGACGGGGAAGATCGTCGGCGGTTACCAAGGCCAGACCGTGGTCAGCTCTACGCCTCGAGGACCGAATGAAttctgacaaaaataaaatgtttcatcaTGCTCGCCTTGGCACATTGTGGCGCATGCTGCAGGCACATATCTGCGAGTATTGGCAACCTGTCAGCTCCACACAAAAAGGAGGCACTTGAAATAATTCAAGGCCAATAGAACCTTCAAGACCAATAAGGGCCTACTTGCTTGCACTTCCTGAGCTCTATTAAAAGTCAATCAGAGTCCATTTggtggcacacaaacacacacacggtcaCAAACAATGGCAAGCATATGAAACAGACATGATGAGCACACAAAGAGAGCCCGAAACACAAATGGACACACATAAGCATCCCAGCCAAGATGTAAATACAACGTGCAGGGAAAAAGCCGCTTTTATTTCCCCGGCGGAATGTCGCGCTAACAAAAGGCCGACATTCATCACAATTATGCCGGCGAATCCTTTCGGAATGCTCAAGTGTGCTCTCGCCTTTAGGTGAAAGGCTGCAGACAAAGGTCTTGCCGCCATCATGTCAAGTGCACTGCCGGCACCTCTTTGAGCCTCCCATTAGGATCAAGTGGGGCCATTTGTCACAATATGGGCACTCTTTGTCTCACCGCTTGCTTTACAAGCCACGCTCATGGCACATACTTAGACTAATGGACACACGGGTATCCATGGTGGGAATTTCTTTCGTTTCAGAGGCAGGGGCGGAGCCTGAACTTTTTCACTGGGGTGACACAAGGACTCACTAAAGGAGAGCAGTAAGATGACATTCACACGCCAATTGTGTTCATCAACAGCACCCAACTGGAGTCAACCCTGTTTGTGTCATCCAGCTCGCTCTCCATTTCAATAAATTTGAATTCCATGCGTTCCCTCTTGGGTACCTTTGCGCTTTTCTCCTCCACACAAGCCAAGCAGCCACTTTTTCCGAATCGGTCGAGCCTGCTAACCTCTGGATacacttttcagtgttttgtcTCAGCTCCCTGTAGACTCTCACACGTCGAGTCCCTTTGTGcttccttttctttcccaGACGCTTTTCTTCATAGTCTGTGCTAATTTCAGTCTAGCCTGTAATTGCTCTTCAGAGCCAAAATGGACTTTTTTGTCTCCCGCTGCTCAACATCATTTCCCTCAGTCATTTGAATTTGCGTTGAGGTGGATGTACTTCCTTCCACTTCCAAACTTAACGCGTAGAACATGTTTGCCCTTCGATATAACgcaaatttttttattccgtGCGGCCGCGCATTCGCAACCACTTCACCTTGTCATTTCCCTGACGATGCAGCGAGAGCCGCCTTGGGGCGCTCGCCCACATTTAAGCGACAGACTGGCAGCTAAATCTTTCATCACAGCTCACCATGTCAGCGCTGCGGTTGGAGGAGACGACTTCAAAGTCGGTGGGAACCGATGCAGACGGCTCGGACAGCAAAATTCCTACAAGCAGTCAGTAAACCCACTTGACAACAGACAGCGACAGTGCTACTTGGATTTCCAAATTGAATGTCCTtgtatcaaatcaaatatgatTGAGTTCGTCAATAACGAAAAAAATCGCCTTGTGTTTTATTCGAACATAAAAATTCTTATACAAGCCACAACAACTGTGTTGTTGAACCTTTAAGGGGCGTGGCCAAGTGTTGGCTGCAGTCTGCCCAATTTAACAGAAGTGGCTTTAAAACATTATTTCTCAAAATGAAACGtcaaatataatattaatataatatatattttgtgattCTGAAAAGAAGATCCTAAAATGGAGTCTTAAACTGAGACTGTCTAGGAAAAGCATTTAAATCAAGAAAACAGTTTTACAGCAAACTTTTACAGCAAAGCACTGTTCACGTTGAGGAGACGCTTTTAAAAGCGCAGAGTGTTTGTGTATATCAACAATTTTACTCATgatccaaaaaaaagtttactcATATAAAAATTGAGTCTTTAAAAAATTTGCGGTAATACTCTTGGTCTCATGCTGCATTCAAAGGCAGTTTCAGCAATTGGCACCGTGAAGGTTATCTAGCGCTTGTGTTAACAATGGGAAATGAAGCGCACCCACACCTCACCAGGGCAAATGAACGAGGACATTGTGTGGAACGAAAGCAAAATCAACTTCAACCTTCATTTGGCCCATTTGGCTTTGAGAATGGAGGCTGACGTAAACAGACAGGTGGCGTTTGTGTCTCGGGTGAAGAAACTGTGAAGGAATTTGTGGCACCTACCTGCGCAAAGGAGACCAGAATAAGAATGGC
This window contains:
- the tmem265 gene encoding transmembrane protein 121; translated protein: MVPTPQVCVSTLVTVSTMAVVDLYLLEQSMLGARGLPGPSVWQCVAVLLGDAGFLMALRFVSAGVVSEARSPRRGFANALWFLFLSLLQLKLFFVCHNYRQERRPPDPLARKVLTLLLSICLPSLFLILTGADYMTPQRRKQEVRGRLLWVVVDLLDVLDLQAGLWEAHVGSAGPDQRLPIWAEGLVFFYCYALLLLLPCVALTELGATSLPGQRGPRKEALYPWLSLVTINVFTLGLRGAGMLWYRDPRVSTVFLGKNMLALAVKLSSAWERHKQERGPGGGGAATGSQTEESTLPSQGSEQVEGQSQGKTSSAQFHTLSRSQSHALSQMSPGHTESPLAPSFISHEL